Proteins encoded by one window of Actinocorallia herbida:
- a CDS encoding acyl-CoA dehydrogenase family protein has translation MSDLLYSELEEELRSGVRRALRERADWQQVLAWTESGETAYSGLWKVVAAGLGTAGLAVPEDKGGAGASWREVAVVLEELGRAAAPVPYFGSAVLGVAALLEGDDPALLEAAASGERVVTLAVPFGAHRPGPQGPVVAGVADAVTADVLLLPEEDGLYAYDASDVSVTPVVSLDQTRPLADLDFTGASGRRVAGPETAGRAWTIGAALLASEQLGVAEQCLETTVEYVKTRHQFARPIGSYQAVKHRLADLWLTVAQARAAARYAASCAATGDPDLAVAAAVAQSHCSEAALRAAEECVQLHGGIGFTWEAPAHLWLKRAKALSLALGAPHRHRATLAELVDLPL, from the coding sequence ATGAGCGACCTGCTTTACAGCGAGCTGGAAGAGGAGCTGCGCTCCGGGGTGCGCCGCGCGCTGCGGGAGCGGGCGGACTGGCAGCAGGTGCTGGCCTGGACCGAGAGCGGCGAGACCGCTTACTCGGGCCTGTGGAAGGTCGTGGCGGCCGGGCTGGGCACCGCCGGCCTGGCGGTGCCCGAGGACAAGGGCGGGGCGGGCGCGTCCTGGCGCGAGGTCGCGGTCGTGCTGGAGGAGCTGGGCCGGGCCGCCGCGCCCGTCCCGTACTTCGGCTCGGCGGTCCTCGGCGTCGCGGCGCTGCTGGAGGGCGACGATCCCGCGCTGCTGGAGGCCGCGGCCTCCGGCGAGCGGGTCGTGACGCTCGCGGTGCCCTTCGGCGCGCACAGGCCGGGGCCGCAGGGCCCGGTGGTGGCGGGCGTGGCCGACGCCGTCACCGCCGACGTCCTCCTGCTCCCCGAGGAGGACGGCCTGTACGCCTACGACGCGTCGGACGTCTCGGTCACCCCGGTCGTCAGCCTCGACCAGACCAGGCCGCTCGCCGACCTGGACTTCACCGGCGCGTCCGGAAGGCGCGTCGCGGGCCCCGAGACCGCAGGGAGGGCCTGGACGATCGGGGCCGCCCTCCTGGCCTCCGAGCAGCTGGGCGTGGCCGAGCAGTGCCTGGAGACGACGGTCGAGTACGTGAAGACACGGCACCAGTTCGCCCGTCCGATCGGCTCCTACCAGGCCGTCAAGCACCGGCTGGCCGACCTGTGGCTGACCGTCGCGCAGGCCCGCGCGGCGGCCCGCTACGCGGCGTCCTGCGCGGCGACCGGGGATCCGGACCTCGCGGTGGCGGCCGCCGTGGCCCAGTCGCACTGCTCGGAGGCCGCGCTGCGCGCCGCCGAGGAGTGCGTGCAGCTGCACGGCGGCATCGGCTTCACCTGGGAGGCCCCGGCGCACCTGTGGCTGAAGCGCGCCAAGGCCCTGTCGCTGGCGCTGGGCGCGCCGCACAGGCACCGGGCGACCCTCGCCGAGCTGGTCGACCTGCCGCTGTGA
- a CDS encoding nuclear transport factor 2 family protein, protein MTDQTLQLLDRMEIADLLARYGLAVDTGRWSLLDTVFAPDAVLDYTATGGAKGGLAEVRGWLSEVLPAFPGRLHLLGPPAIAFDGDRDEPAFAGVTVAFTDTLAPSREALGGRHTQGLIQGGGYYHHRMERTPSGWRSRELVVEQTWRVFH, encoded by the coding sequence ATGACCGATCAGACACTCCAGCTGCTCGACCGGATGGAGATCGCGGACCTGCTGGCCCGCTACGGCCTCGCCGTGGACACCGGCAGATGGTCGCTCCTCGACACGGTCTTCGCCCCCGACGCGGTCCTGGACTACACCGCGACGGGCGGCGCCAAGGGCGGCCTCGCCGAGGTGCGCGGGTGGCTGAGCGAGGTGCTCCCGGCCTTCCCCGGCCGGCTCCACCTGCTCGGCCCGCCCGCGATCGCCTTCGACGGCGACCGGGACGAACCCGCGTTCGCGGGCGTCACCGTGGCGTTCACCGACACCCTCGCCCCGTCCCGCGAGGCGCTCGGCGGCCGGCACACCCAGGGCCTCATCCAGGGCGGCGGCTACTACCACCACCGGATGGAGCGCACCCCGTCCGGCTGGCGCAGCCGCGAACTCGTCGTGGAGCAGACCTGGCGCGTCTTCCACTGA